The nucleotide window ATAGACTCTCACCTTAGGCTGGGTTATTGATGGCACATAGATGATGGCACATGGATTAAAGAGACGAGGTATGGGGTTGGTCTTGTCAGCGCCATCGGGAGGGGGTAAGTCAACGCTCTCTCGCCTCTTATTGGAACGTGATACGCTCTTGACGATGTCGGTATCATTGACGACACGTCCCAAGAGGCATGGCGAAGAGGAGGGACAAGATTATTATTTTGTCAGCCAGGGGGAATTTATCCGTCAAAGGGATACAGGGGATTTATTGGAGTGGGCAGAAGTCTATGGACATCATTATGGGACGCCTAGACGTCTTGTTGAGGCATTATTGGCGCAAGGCAAAGACGTGCTGTTCGATGTGGATGGGCAGGGCATGCGTCAATTACGTGTGTCGCTACAGGATAATATGGTGAGTATTTTTATGATGCCGTCCACGTTGCGTGAGTTGAAGAGACGTCTTGAAGGGCGGGGCGTCGAGAAGACAACAGAGATGGAGAGGCGTATCAGCGCCTTTTCCTCACAACTCGCCACAGCAGAGCACTATGACTATGTTGTCCTCAATGACGATGTGGAGACATGCTACAAGCAGCTACACGAAATCCTCAATGCCGAACGCAAGAAACGCATACGCTACCATAACCTCAAAGAATTCATTGCCTCGATGTAGTCCCTTGTCTATGGTTGAGTCACTGATATGTCTCTCTTAGGCTGACGATAGTGCAACGTGCGATAGAGAAATTTACGCCATATTATGAAAGAACAGGCGTTCGCCTTTATCATGGGGACGCTTGTTTGGTTATGGATTCCTTGCCAGCAGAGTCTGTCGATATGATTTTTGCGGACCCACCCTATGGTTTGTCCAACGGTGGTTTCTCGTGTCATGGGGGACGTAGAGTGAGTGTGAATAAGGGCGCATGGGACAAGAGTAAGGGTTGGCAAGAAGATAAACGATTTCATGAACGATGGATCAGCGCATGCCATCGTGTGTTGAAGTCCAATGGGACTTTGTGGGTCTCTGGAACATATCACTCAATTTATTGTTGTGGCTTTATTATGCAGTCACAGGGGTGGCATATGTTGAATGAAATTTGTTGGTATAAGCCGAATGCTCCACCCCATCTGGCGTGTCGTATGTTTGCAGCGAGCCATGAGACGTTGCTGTGGGCACGCAAAACAAAGACGGCAAAGCATTACTTTGATTATCAGGCCATGAAAGAGAGTCGCTTTGAGCAGGATTTTTTTAAGAGAGAGGGTAAGCAAATGCGTAGCGTGTGGGCTCTTAATACACCTCTGCCCCATGAAAAGAAGTATGGCAAACATCCAACGCAGAAGCCTCTCTCTTTGTTAGAGAGAATTGTGGTCGCCTCATGCCCACTCAAAGGCGTTGTTCTCGACCCTTTCTGTGGTAGTGCGACATCGGGCGTGGCGTCCGTCAAAGCGGATAGGAAATTTATTGGTATTGATAGTGACGAATCATATCTGGAGCTCTACGCTGTGCCTCGTCTCACAGATGTTATGAAAGAGATGCGCGATGAAGAGAGACTCTTTTAGTATACGGCGGAGGTGAAACATGGGAAATGCCCCTACTGCTCAGAGAGAGGGACGCAGTTTGGATACGGCATGGGAGGCCATTTTTCGTTACTGCAAGCTGGTACATTATCAATTTGATACGTCTCCCTATACGATAACAGCAACGGATATTAAAAGTGCTTGTCAACATCTTAAGAAGACTGGCGAGAAGGAAGTGCGCATTTTATGCAAGCAAGACACGAGGGATAGCAGACCATCTGTTTTTAAGGAGAGGGGGTTGTTCTTACTTCCCGTTAAGAATGGTATATACAAGATCGTGAAGGGAGAGGGGTATATGGATATTCCATCCATAGATGGGGATGCTGACCTCTACAGAGGAAAACTCGGTTTTACGTTAGAATCAGCAAAAGTCGGCAACTCGGAAATGCAACATTTAGATTTTGCCTATGCTCAGAGTGTCATACGTTCTTTTGTTGGTGACGACTCTTTAGTGTTGTCAATTCGGGGTAGGAAATTCACACCGCAATTTTCTTTTCGTGTGGGGCGTTTCTTCATAGAGGTGCAAAGTGTTCAGACAGAAGTCGATGCTGGGTATGAGGGTGTCGATACGCTCGTTCTCGTAGAAGCGAAGAACAGCAAAACGGATAATACCATCATACGTCAGCTCTATTATCCATATCGTCAGTGGTCGCAACACGTACACAAGCCTGTCATTATGCTCTTTTTTGAAAAGAGAGGGCGTGACTATATGATATGGCAGTATGACTTTGCCGATAAGGATGATTACAATAGCGTGTATTTGGTAAAAAAAGGGCGCTATCGGGTTTCACCATTATCAGGATAAAAGCATGATATTCAGCTTGCATGCGCTTTGTCTCTT belongs to Alphaproteobacteria bacterium GM7ARS4 and includes:
- the gmk gene encoding guanylate kinase, whose product is MMAHGLKRRGMGLVLSAPSGGGKSTLSRLLLERDTLLTMSVSLTTRPKRHGEEEGQDYYFVSQGEFIRQRDTGDLLEWAEVYGHHYGTPRRLVEALLAQGKDVLFDVDGQGMRQLRVSLQDNMVSIFMMPSTLRELKRRLEGRGVEKTTEMERRISAFSSQLATAEHYDYVVLNDDVETCYKQLHEILNAERKKRIRYHNLKEFIASM
- a CDS encoding site-specific DNA-methyltransferase produces the protein MDSLPAESVDMIFADPPYGLSNGGFSCHGGRRVSVNKGAWDKSKGWQEDKRFHERWISACHRVLKSNGTLWVSGTYHSIYCCGFIMQSQGWHMLNEICWYKPNAPPHLACRMFAASHETLLWARKTKTAKHYFDYQAMKESRFEQDFFKREGKQMRSVWALNTPLPHEKKYGKHPTQKPLSLLERIVVASCPLKGVVLDPFCGSATSGVASVKADRKFIGIDSDESYLELYAVPRLTDVMKEMRDEERLF